In the genome of Natronorubrum sediminis, one region contains:
- the pyrH gene encoding UMP kinase: protein MKVVVSIGGSVLVPEPGADRVAEHAAVVEELVADGCRVGAVVGGGGVAREYISAARNLGANEIELDQLGIDVTRLNARLLIAALSGDSITAPAKDYEEAGEALQRGGLAIMGGVAPAQTTDAVGAAFAEYVDADLLVYATSVPGVYSADPNETDDATKYDELSATELVDAIAGLEMNAGASAPVDLLAAKIIQRSGMRTIVLDGTDPERISRAVRHGEHDGTDVIPDGVGEEPTYWAQDDQ from the coding sequence ATGAAAGTGGTCGTCTCTATCGGCGGGAGCGTGCTCGTGCCCGAACCCGGAGCGGATCGGGTCGCCGAACACGCCGCCGTCGTCGAAGAACTCGTCGCGGACGGCTGTCGCGTCGGTGCCGTCGTCGGGGGCGGCGGCGTCGCCCGCGAGTACATCAGCGCCGCGCGCAACCTGGGGGCAAACGAAATCGAACTCGATCAGTTGGGTATCGACGTCACCCGACTCAACGCACGCCTACTCATCGCCGCACTGAGTGGCGATTCTATCACAGCACCAGCGAAGGACTACGAAGAAGCCGGTGAAGCGCTCCAGCGCGGCGGCCTCGCGATCATGGGTGGTGTCGCGCCGGCACAGACGACCGACGCCGTCGGCGCAGCCTTCGCGGAGTATGTCGACGCCGATTTGCTCGTCTACGCGACGAGCGTTCCCGGCGTCTACAGCGCCGACCCCAACGAAACCGACGACGCGACGAAGTACGACGAACTCTCCGCCACCGAACTCGTCGACGCCATCGCCGGCCTCGAGATGAACGCCGGCGCGTCGGCACCCGTCGACTTGCTCGCGGCGAAGATCATCCAGCGCTCGGGCATGCGAACCATCGTGTTAGACGGCACCGATCCGGAGCGAATCTCTCGTGCCGTCCGCCACGGCGAGCACGACGGCACCGACGTCATTCCTGATGGCGTCGGCGAAGAACCGACCTACTGGGCCCAAGACGACCAATGA
- a CDS encoding site-2 protease family protein, which produces MEYGFPAVVSVPELYGSETLTWVVIGLLVYWAGVIALDRAELLPEYVGTQGPILTFRTKRGRKFLDWLSGPKRFWRAWANLGVGIAVVVMVTMFVVLLFAAISAIMSPEPAEGVQQPRNVVPFPGVNDFLPLSATPGIVVGLLVGLVVHEGGHGLLCRVEDMGIKSMGVAMLAIIPFGAFVEPDQESSRDASRGAQTRMFAAGVTNNFAITLLVFALLFGPVVGSIAVAPGAAVGGVAPDSPAAGADIEPNERITAVDGEAIDDNDDLIEYFEESDSETVELELDDDRTVSVDRSVFVTEALEDGPADIDVGETIVEVEGEPVATEQEFVDAIGDDEVVTLTVEDAEGETSEREVPIGAAVDTTDDGPLGEELGDTDETVIITAFDGERVTDYSELESVLEDTEAGDEVSVTVYADDEAETVDVTLDDHPRDDIGFLGIVANPGTSGFDVSDIGVQFYPADEYLAILGGGENGSYGGATDSFFGKIALSVFLPVIGVIGLLPFNFAGFTGGVENFYEVQGSLAALGDSTVFILANILFWTGWINVQLGFFNCIPAFPLDGGHILRTSTEAVVSRLPFETNRGHVRTVTTSVGLTMLVCFLTVLFLPFII; this is translated from the coding sequence ATGGAGTACGGTTTCCCTGCGGTTGTCTCGGTTCCTGAACTCTACGGGTCGGAGACGCTCACCTGGGTCGTCATCGGCCTTCTCGTCTACTGGGCCGGGGTTATCGCCCTCGATCGGGCGGAGTTGCTCCCGGAGTACGTCGGGACGCAGGGACCAATTCTCACGTTTCGAACCAAACGCGGCCGGAAGTTCTTAGATTGGCTCTCGGGGCCGAAGCGATTCTGGCGGGCGTGGGCGAACCTCGGCGTCGGCATCGCCGTCGTCGTTATGGTGACGATGTTCGTCGTGCTCTTGTTCGCAGCCATTTCGGCGATCATGTCGCCAGAGCCCGCCGAGGGCGTCCAACAGCCCCGAAACGTCGTTCCGTTCCCGGGCGTCAACGACTTCCTCCCGCTTTCTGCGACGCCGGGAATCGTCGTCGGCTTGCTCGTCGGCCTCGTGGTCCACGAAGGCGGCCACGGCCTGCTCTGTCGCGTCGAGGATATGGGCATCAAATCGATGGGCGTCGCCATGCTCGCAATTATTCCCTTCGGTGCGTTCGTCGAACCCGATCAGGAGAGCAGTAGAGACGCCTCGAGAGGGGCCCAGACCCGGATGTTCGCCGCGGGCGTGACGAACAACTTCGCGATCACGTTGCTCGTCTTCGCGCTCCTCTTCGGGCCGGTCGTCGGTTCGATCGCCGTCGCTCCGGGTGCTGCCGTCGGTGGCGTCGCACCCGATTCGCCCGCAGCGGGTGCCGATATCGAACCGAACGAACGAATCACCGCCGTCGACGGCGAAGCGATCGACGACAACGACGACCTGATCGAGTACTTCGAGGAGAGCGACAGCGAAACGGTCGAACTCGAACTCGACGACGATCGGACGGTCTCCGTCGATCGATCCGTCTTCGTCACGGAAGCACTCGAGGACGGCCCCGCAGATATCGACGTCGGGGAAACCATCGTCGAAGTCGAGGGCGAACCGGTCGCGACCGAACAGGAGTTCGTGGACGCCATCGGCGACGACGAGGTCGTCACGCTGACGGTCGAAGACGCCGAGGGCGAGACGAGCGAGCGGGAGGTTCCGATCGGTGCTGCCGTCGACACGACCGACGACGGTCCACTCGGGGAGGAACTCGGTGACACCGACGAGACGGTCATCATCACCGCGTTCGATGGCGAACGCGTCACCGACTACAGCGAACTCGAGTCCGTGCTCGAGGACACCGAGGCCGGCGACGAGGTGTCGGTTACGGTGTACGCTGACGACGAGGCCGAGACGGTCGACGTCACGCTCGACGATCATCCGCGCGACGATATCGGCTTCCTCGGCATCGTCGCGAACCCCGGCACGTCCGGCTTCGACGTCAGCGATATCGGCGTCCAGTTCTACCCGGCCGACGAGTACCTCGCGATTCTCGGCGGTGGCGAGAACGGCAGCTACGGCGGCGCGACCGACTCGTTCTTCGGCAAGATCGCCCTCTCGGTCTTCCTGCCGGTCATCGGCGTCATCGGGCTGTTACCGTTCAACTTCGCCGGGTTCACGGGTGGCGTCGAGAACTTCTACGAGGTGCAGGGCTCGCTCGCGGCCCTCGGCGATAGCACGGTCTTCATCCTCGCGAACATCCTGTTCTGGACCGGCTGGATCAACGTCCAACTCGGGTTTTTCAACTGCATCCCAGCGTTCCCCCTCGACGGGGGGCACATCCTCCGGACCAGCACCGAGGCGGTCGTCTCGAGGCTGCCCTTCGAGACGAATCGCGGCCACGTCAGGACGGTGACCACGAGTGTCGGACTCACGATGCTCGTGTGCTTCCTCACCGTGTTGTTCTTGCCGTTCATCATCTGA
- a CDS encoding site-2 protease family protein, with amino-acid sequence MDDVESSGFEPTRETGSTLEAGPPLERIESVFSIYEIRTEGDQLVYYGNPLMQPEQVMRELWPVFREAGYDPQLTTRYGEFVLVAEPIDLGIDGIPWTNIVLLVATVFSTLFVGAAWWYPSLDPISNPVDLVYAWPFALAVLGVLGVHELGHYVLSRYHEVDASLPYFLPVPTIIGTMGAVIKLKGLMPNRKALFDIGVAGPLAGLAATIVVAVIGLHLPPVTVPESVVEEADGSGFRLGIPPLLEFLAMAVDQPMYTDDPTRNINPVVIGAWVGMFVTFLNLIPVGQLDGGHILRSMSDGLFDTISSLVPTLLVALAGYLYFVGGYGFQTVFIWILWAILTTLFASAGAAEPVTDDELGMGRQLIGIATFGLGLLCFMPVPLEVVQ; translated from the coding sequence ATGGACGACGTCGAATCGTCCGGGTTCGAACCGACGCGGGAAACCGGGTCGACACTCGAGGCCGGACCGCCGCTCGAGCGCATCGAGTCGGTATTTTCGATCTACGAAATTCGAACTGAAGGCGACCAACTGGTGTATTATGGGAACCCGCTGATGCAACCCGAGCAGGTGATGCGCGAACTGTGGCCTGTGTTTCGGGAGGCGGGATACGACCCGCAGTTGACCACTCGTTACGGCGAGTTCGTGCTCGTCGCCGAACCGATCGACCTCGGTATCGACGGCATCCCGTGGACGAACATCGTTCTCCTCGTCGCGACGGTGTTCTCGACGCTGTTCGTCGGCGCGGCGTGGTGGTATCCGTCGCTCGATCCGATCTCGAACCCGGTCGATCTCGTTTACGCGTGGCCGTTCGCGCTCGCGGTCCTCGGCGTCCTCGGCGTTCACGAACTCGGTCACTACGTGCTGAGTCGCTATCACGAAGTCGACGCTTCGCTGCCGTACTTCCTCCCCGTTCCGACGATCATCGGGACGATGGGGGCAGTCATCAAACTCAAAGGCCTGATGCCAAACCGAAAGGCCCTCTTCGATATCGGCGTCGCTGGCCCCCTCGCCGGCCTGGCTGCGACGATCGTCGTGGCCGTCATCGGACTCCACCTCCCGCCGGTTACCGTCCCCGAATCGGTCGTCGAAGAAGCTGACGGCAGCGGCTTCAGGCTCGGAATCCCGCCCTTGCTCGAGTTCCTGGCGATGGCAGTCGATCAGCCGATGTACACCGACGATCCGACGCGCAATATCAACCCGGTCGTCATCGGAGCGTGGGTCGGCATGTTCGTCACCTTCCTCAATCTAATCCCGGTCGGGCAACTCGACGGCGGACACATCCTCCGGTCGATGAGCGACGGACTCTTCGACACGATCAGTTCGCTCGTGCCGACGCTGCTCGTCGCACTCGCAGGATACCTGTACTTCGTCGGTGGATACGGCTTTCAGACGGTGTTCATCTGGATTCTCTGGGCGATCCTCACGACGCTCTTCGCGTCTGCCGGAGCCGCAGAACCCGTCACCGACGACGAACTCGGCATGGGCCGACAGCTGATCGGAATAGCCACGTTCGGCCTCGGCTTGCTCTGCTTTATGCCAGTGCCACTCGAGGTCGTCCAGTAA
- a CDS encoding DUF7123 family protein, with the protein MSMSTTSQPSTESKEHRLKHYLRERAADGEMYFKGKFIADDVGMSPKEIGAVMVKLSGSVNDLEIEKWSYTSATTWRVAPA; encoded by the coding sequence ATGTCGATGAGCACAACATCCCAACCCTCCACGGAAAGCAAAGAACACCGCCTGAAACACTACTTGCGCGAACGAGCTGCAGACGGTGAGATGTACTTCAAAGGCAAGTTCATTGCAGACGACGTCGGGATGTCGCCGAAAGAGATCGGTGCAGTGATGGTCAAACTCTCCGGTTCGGTCAACGACCTCGAGATTGAGAAGTGGTCGTACACGAGCGCGACGACGTGGCGAGTCGCACCCGCCTAA
- a CDS encoding molybdopterin synthase, with product MYVLGICDHGTDGDALERVVDRIVDRLEQAGRVGVVRYDATIADGIQATDSRTVGGDVSYGLGADGDWTASGTGLTVSDAIDRLATDCEYGVVVGVPTLRYPTLVVGSADEGDIGTDSGSVIDVIEHPADLEVDAVKADLERADPYETLESLVSRVKRSPKAERSGAIATFTGRVRAKDSDDDARTTHLEFEKYDGVAEARMDALERDLEAREGVLEVELYHRTGVVEDGEDIVFVVVLAGHREEAFETVEDGINRLKDEVPLFKKEVTVDDEFWVHDQT from the coding sequence ATGTACGTACTCGGCATCTGCGATCACGGAACGGACGGCGACGCACTCGAACGCGTCGTCGACCGAATCGTCGATCGTCTCGAGCAGGCGGGACGCGTCGGCGTCGTCAGATACGACGCGACGATTGCAGACGGCATCCAAGCGACCGATTCTCGGACCGTCGGCGGCGACGTTAGCTACGGGCTGGGCGCAGACGGCGACTGGACCGCCTCTGGCACCGGATTAACTGTCAGCGATGCGATCGACCGACTCGCGACCGACTGCGAGTACGGCGTCGTCGTCGGCGTCCCCACGCTCCGCTACCCGACGCTCGTCGTCGGGTCGGCCGACGAAGGCGACATCGGAACCGATTCCGGCTCCGTCATCGACGTAATCGAACACCCCGCAGACCTCGAGGTCGACGCCGTGAAAGCCGACCTCGAGCGAGCGGATCCCTACGAGACGCTCGAATCGCTCGTTTCCCGTGTCAAACGCTCGCCGAAGGCAGAGCGCTCGGGCGCGATCGCCACCTTCACCGGCCGCGTCCGCGCGAAAGACAGTGACGACGACGCGCGGACGACACACCTCGAGTTCGAGAAGTACGATGGCGTCGCTGAAGCGCGCATGGACGCCCTCGAGCGCGATCTCGAGGCTCGTGAGGGCGTGCTCGAGGTCGAACTCTACCACCGAACGGGCGTCGTCGAGGATGGCGAAGACATCGTATTCGTCGTCGTGCTCGCTGGTCACCGTGAGGAGGCGTTCGAAACCGTCGAAGACGGTATCAACCGGTTGAAAGACGAAGTTCCGCTGTTCAAAAAGGAAGTGACGGTCGACGACGAGTTCTGGGTGCACGATCAGACCTGA
- the lysS gene encoding lysine--tRNA ligase, with amino-acid sequence MSDDEHPYTLQRETDTDHVFWADTVADRVLERDPDEPIVIKGGISPSGVPHLGNVNELLRGYFVAEVLRERGHEVRQVFTADDRDPLRGLPRTLCDLEGNLVDLGEVDAGALGRNLGAPYTDIPDPFGCCDSYGEHFSTIIADSADAVDVPIELLSNTDLYESGELEDVTRFVLDNRERAREVLTEYQDKVDDDYVPFNPICEECGKVTETVTSVDTEGETPTVEYECTDMDAGDQTIDGCGHEGTATLREGKMPWRFEWPAQWQVLGVDFEPFGKDHAEGSWPSGQDVARNVLEIEPPVPMVYEWFTLDGEPFSSSAGNVILVSDVLELLEPEVLRYFFAKDPAKARDFSIERLDQLVDEFDRLEAIYFDEIDADEDETAFAKRVYPLVMDGATDSGGPESASENAEGPSEERIRLPYTFAAVLGMTEDPDLREEIARREGHIPEDAPEWAVEAALERVERARNWARRTENEFDYELKRGEIPDHDFDEATEDALAELADFIEEGHDPDEIQGEIFEIARRHDVDVGEFFGAGYRLFFDEDQGPKLGSFLAKVDQAFVVGRLRRER; translated from the coding sequence ATGAGCGACGACGAGCATCCCTACACCCTCCAACGAGAGACGGACACCGACCACGTCTTCTGGGCGGATACGGTCGCAGACCGAGTGCTCGAGCGTGATCCGGACGAACCGATCGTCATCAAGGGCGGCATCTCTCCCTCTGGCGTCCCCCACCTCGGAAACGTCAACGAACTCCTGCGCGGGTACTTCGTCGCTGAAGTCCTCCGCGAGCGCGGCCACGAGGTTCGCCAGGTCTTCACGGCGGACGACCGCGACCCCCTCCGAGGGCTCCCTCGCACGCTCTGTGACCTCGAGGGCAACTTAGTCGACCTCGGCGAGGTCGACGCGGGCGCGCTCGGTCGAAATCTCGGCGCGCCGTACACGGACATTCCGGACCCCTTCGGCTGCTGTGACTCCTACGGCGAACACTTCTCGACGATCATCGCCGACAGCGCCGACGCCGTCGACGTGCCGATCGAGTTGCTCTCGAACACCGACCTCTACGAGTCCGGCGAACTCGAGGACGTGACCCGATTCGTCCTCGACAATCGCGAGCGCGCACGCGAGGTTCTCACCGAGTATCAGGACAAGGTCGACGACGACTACGTCCCGTTCAACCCGATCTGCGAGGAGTGTGGGAAGGTGACGGAGACGGTGACGAGCGTCGATACGGAGGGTGAGACGCCGACGGTCGAGTACGAGTGTACCGACATGGACGCGGGCGACCAGACGATCGACGGCTGTGGCCACGAGGGCACGGCGACGCTTCGGGAGGGCAAGATGCCGTGGCGCTTCGAGTGGCCCGCCCAGTGGCAGGTCCTCGGTGTCGACTTCGAGCCCTTCGGCAAGGACCACGCCGAAGGGTCGTGGCCGAGCGGACAGGACGTTGCGCGCAACGTCCTCGAGATCGAGCCACCCGTTCCGATGGTCTACGAGTGGTTTACGCTCGACGGCGAACCGTTCTCCTCGTCAGCGGGGAACGTAATTCTGGTCTCGGACGTCCTCGAGTTACTCGAGCCAGAAGTCCTCCGATACTTCTTCGCGAAAGATCCGGCGAAGGCGCGAGACTTCAGCATCGAACGGCTCGATCAGTTGGTCGACGAGTTCGACCGACTCGAGGCGATTTACTTCGACGAGATCGACGCGGACGAAGACGAGACGGCGTTCGCAAAGCGCGTCTATCCGCTCGTCATGGATGGGGCGACGGATTCCGGCGGTCCGGAGTCCGCCAGCGAGAATGCGGAAGGCCCGAGCGAGGAACGGATCCGCCTCCCCTACACGTTCGCCGCCGTTCTCGGAATGACCGAGGATCCCGACCTACGCGAGGAGATCGCTCGTCGGGAGGGCCACATTCCCGAGGACGCGCCGGAGTGGGCCGTCGAGGCGGCGCTCGAGCGCGTCGAACGGGCGCGAAACTGGGCACGTCGGACCGAAAACGAGTTCGATTACGAACTGAAGCGAGGCGAGATTCCCGATCACGACTTCGATGAAGCCACGGAAGACGCGCTCGCGGAACTCGCCGACTTCATCGAAGAGGGTCACGACCCAGACGAGATTCAGGGCGAGATCTTCGAGATTGCCCGCCGCCACGACGTCGACGTCGGCGAGTTTTTCGGCGCGGGCTACCGACTGTTTTTCGACGAGGATCAGGGGCCGAAACTCGGTTCGTTCCTCGCGAAAGTCGATCAGGCGTTCGTCGTCGGCCGACTCCGTCGAGAACGCTGA